Proteins from one Actinopolymorpha sp. NPDC004070 genomic window:
- the ligA gene encoding NAD-dependent DNA ligase LigA, producing the protein MAKSASKSAKTKVAGVPTEALERHAVLSQEIEEHNYRYYVLDRPTASDADYDALMRELKALEEAHPELRTPESPTQRVSGTWSTEFEPVEHLERLLSLDNAFALEELRAWAARVEREIGTEAEYLCELKIDGLAIDLVYERGRLVRAATRGDGRVGEDVTLNVRTIDGIPHRLAKADAPTPEVLEVRGEVYFRVRDFEELNAALVEAGKPPFANPRNSAAGSLRQKDPRVTARRRLHFTAHGIGRTQGWQPQRLSEAYATLAAWGIPVSDHVGVRRTLEEVDAYARDYRERRHSLDHEIDGVVVKVDQITLQRQLGSTSRAPRWAIAFKFPPEEVNAKLIDIRVNVGRTGRVTPYGVMEPTKVAGSTVEYATLHNASEVRRKGVLIGDTVVLRKAGDVIPEIVGPVADLRDGSEREFEMPVRCPECGTELRPEKESDADLRCPNTRHCPAQLRERLFHLGGRGAFDIEVLGYQSGTALLDGGLIADEGDLFALTAEQLKGAEFFTTKAGALSANAKRLLDNLEAARTRPLWRVLVALSIRHVGPTAAQALARTFGDLDRIAEAGEEELAAVEGVGPTIAASVVEWFSVDWHREIVEKWRAAGVRFREEIVDQGPRPLDGVTVVVTGSLEGFSRDEASEAIQAQGGKASSSVSKKTGFVVAGDNPGSKFDKARDLGVPILDEEGFRVLLADGPDAARERAQSAQSE; encoded by the coding sequence ATGGCGAAGAGCGCGTCGAAGTCGGCGAAGACCAAGGTCGCGGGCGTCCCCACCGAGGCGCTGGAGCGGCACGCGGTGCTGTCCCAGGAGATCGAGGAGCACAACTACCGCTACTACGTCCTCGACCGGCCGACGGCCTCCGACGCCGACTACGACGCGCTGATGCGGGAGCTGAAGGCGCTCGAGGAGGCCCATCCGGAGCTGCGCACCCCGGAGTCGCCGACGCAGAGGGTCAGCGGCACCTGGTCGACGGAGTTCGAGCCCGTCGAGCACCTCGAGCGCCTGTTGTCGCTGGACAACGCGTTCGCGCTGGAGGAGCTGCGGGCCTGGGCAGCCCGGGTCGAGCGGGAGATCGGCACCGAGGCCGAATACCTCTGCGAGCTGAAGATCGACGGCCTCGCCATCGACCTGGTCTACGAGCGGGGCCGCCTGGTGCGCGCGGCCACCCGCGGCGACGGCCGGGTCGGCGAGGACGTCACGCTCAACGTCCGCACCATCGACGGCATCCCGCACCGGCTGGCCAAGGCCGACGCGCCCACCCCCGAGGTGCTCGAGGTGCGCGGCGAGGTCTACTTCCGGGTCCGCGACTTCGAGGAGCTCAACGCCGCACTCGTGGAGGCGGGCAAGCCGCCGTTCGCCAACCCGCGCAACTCCGCGGCCGGATCGCTGCGGCAGAAGGACCCCCGGGTCACCGCCCGCCGCCGGCTGCACTTCACCGCGCACGGGATCGGCCGCACTCAGGGCTGGCAGCCGCAGCGGCTGTCGGAGGCCTACGCCACTCTCGCGGCCTGGGGCATCCCGGTCAGCGACCACGTGGGAGTCCGCCGCACGCTGGAGGAGGTGGACGCCTACGCCCGCGACTACCGCGAGCGCCGGCACTCCCTCGACCACGAGATCGACGGCGTGGTGGTGAAGGTCGACCAGATCACCCTGCAGCGCCAGCTGGGGTCCACCTCGCGGGCGCCGCGGTGGGCGATCGCGTTCAAGTTCCCGCCGGAGGAGGTCAACGCCAAGCTGATCGACATCCGGGTCAACGTCGGCCGCACCGGCCGGGTCACCCCCTACGGCGTGATGGAGCCGACAAAGGTCGCCGGGTCGACGGTGGAGTACGCCACGCTGCACAACGCCTCGGAGGTACGCCGCAAGGGCGTCCTGATCGGCGACACCGTGGTGCTGCGCAAGGCCGGCGACGTGATTCCCGAGATCGTCGGCCCGGTCGCCGACCTGCGCGACGGCTCCGAGCGGGAGTTCGAGATGCCCGTGCGGTGCCCGGAGTGCGGCACCGAGCTGCGGCCGGAGAAGGAGAGCGACGCCGACCTGCGCTGCCCCAACACCAGGCACTGCCCGGCCCAGTTGCGGGAGCGGCTGTTCCACCTGGGCGGGCGGGGCGCGTTCGACATCGAGGTGCTCGGCTACCAGTCCGGCACCGCGTTGCTGGACGGCGGCCTGATCGCCGACGAGGGCGACCTGTTCGCGCTGACCGCGGAGCAGCTGAAGGGCGCGGAGTTCTTCACCACCAAGGCCGGTGCCCTGTCGGCCAACGCCAAACGGCTGCTGGACAACCTGGAGGCGGCCCGGACCAGGCCGCTGTGGCGGGTGCTGGTCGCGCTGTCGATCCGGCACGTCGGGCCCACCGCCGCGCAGGCGCTGGCCCGCACGTTCGGCGACCTCGACCGGATCGCCGAGGCCGGCGAGGAGGAGCTGGCCGCCGTGGAGGGGGTGGGCCCGACCATCGCCGCGTCGGTGGTGGAGTGGTTCTCCGTCGACTGGCACCGCGAGATCGTGGAGAAGTGGCGGGCGGCGGGCGTGCGGTTCCGAGAGGAGATCGTCGACCAGGGGCCGCGTCCGCTGGACGGCGTGACGGTCGTGGTCACCGGCAGCCTGGAGGGCTTCTCCCGCGACGAGGCCTCCGAGGCGATCCAGGCCCAGGGCGGCAAGGCGTCCAGCTCGGTGTCGAAGAAGACCGGCTTCGTGGTGGCCGGTGACAACCCCGGCTCGAAGTTCGACAAGGCCCGCGACCTCGGTGTCCCGATCCTCGACGAGGAGGGCTTCCGGGTGCTGCTGGCCGACGGCCCCGACGCGGCGCGGGAGCGTGCGCAGTCCGCGCAGTCCGAGTGA